The Mycolicibacterium boenickei genome has a segment encoding these proteins:
- the rpoB gene encoding DNA-directed RNA polymerase subunit beta — protein MLEGCILAVSSQSTANANTNNSVPGAPNRVSFAKLREPLEVPGLLDVQTDSFDWLVGSDEWRQKAVDRGETDPKGGLEEVLEELSPIEDFSGSMSLSFSDPRFDEVKAPVDECKDKDMTYAAPLFVTAEFINNNTGEIKSQTVFMGDFPMMTEKGTFIINGTERVVVSQLVRSPGVYFDESIDKSTEKTLHSVKVIPGRGAWLEFDVDKRDTVGVRIDRKRRQPVTVLLKALGWTNEQITERFGFSEIMMGTLEKDSTAGPDEALLDIYRKLRPGEPPTKESAQTLLENLFFKEKRYDLARVGRYKVNKKLGLNAGQPITSSTLTEEDVVATIEYLVRLHEGQTTMTVPGGVEVPVEVDDIDHFGNRRLRTVGELIQNQIRVGLSRMERVVRERMTTQDVEAITPQTLINIRPVVAAIKEFFGTSQLSQFMDQNNPLSGLTHKRRLSALGPGGLSRERAGLEVRDVHASHYGRMCPIETPEGPNIGLIGSLSVYARVNPFGFIETPYRKVIDGVVSDQIDYLTADEEDRHVVAQANSPIDNDGRFTEDRVMVRRKGGEVENVAPSDVDYMDVSPRQMVSVATAMIPFLEHDDANRALMGANMQRQAVPLVRSEAPLVGTGMELRAAIDAGDVVVSEKAGVVEEVSADYITVMADDGSRHTYRMRKFARSNHGTCANQRPIVDAGQRVEAGQVVADGPCTENGEMALGKNLLVAIMPWEGHNYEDAIILSNRLVEEDVLTSIHIEEHEIDARDTKLGAEEITRDIPNVSDEVLADLDERGIVRIGAEVRDGDILVGKVTPKGETELTPEERLLRAIFGEKAREVRDTSLKVPHGESGKVIGIRVFSREDDDELPAGVNELVRVYVAQKRKISDGDKLAGRHGNKGVIGKILPVEDMPFLPDGTPVDIILNTHGVPRRMNIGQILETHLGWVAKAGWNIDVAAGTPEWASKLPEQLYSAPVDSIVSTPVFDGAREEELAGLLGSTLPNRDGDVMVDSDGKATLFDGRSGEPFPYPVTVGYMYMLKLHHLVDDKIHARSTGPYSMITQQPLGGKAQFGGQRFGEMECWAMQAYGAAYTLQELLTIKSDDTVGRVKVYEAIVKGENIPEPGIPESFKVLLKELQSLCLNVEVLSSDGAAIEMRDGDDEDLERAAANLGINLSRNESASVEDLA, from the coding sequence GTGCTGGAAGGATGCATCTTGGCAGTCTCTAGCCAGAGCACAGCGAACGCTAACACCAATAACTCCGTCCCAGGAGCACCAAACCGAGTTTCCTTTGCCAAGCTCCGCGAACCGCTTGAGGTTCCGGGGCTGCTCGACGTTCAGACGGATTCTTTCGACTGGCTCGTGGGTTCGGACGAATGGCGGCAGAAGGCCGTCGATCGCGGTGAGACCGACCCCAAGGGCGGCCTCGAAGAGGTGCTCGAAGAGCTCTCCCCGATCGAGGATTTCTCGGGCTCGATGTCGCTGAGCTTCTCCGACCCGCGCTTCGACGAAGTCAAGGCGCCGGTTGACGAGTGCAAAGACAAGGACATGACGTACGCGGCCCCGCTGTTCGTCACGGCCGAGTTCATCAACAACAACACCGGTGAGATCAAGAGCCAGACGGTCTTCATGGGTGATTTCCCGATGATGACCGAGAAGGGCACCTTCATCATCAACGGCACCGAGCGTGTCGTGGTGAGCCAGCTCGTGCGTTCTCCCGGTGTGTACTTCGACGAGAGCATCGACAAGTCCACCGAGAAGACGCTGCACAGCGTCAAGGTGATCCCCGGCCGCGGTGCGTGGCTGGAGTTCGACGTCGACAAGCGCGACACCGTCGGTGTGCGTATCGACCGCAAGCGCCGCCAGCCGGTCACCGTGCTGCTCAAGGCGCTGGGTTGGACCAACGAGCAGATCACCGAGCGCTTCGGCTTCTCCGAGATCATGATGGGCACCCTGGAGAAGGACAGCACCGCCGGTCCCGACGAGGCGCTGCTGGACATCTACCGCAAGCTGCGTCCGGGCGAGCCGCCGACCAAGGAGTCCGCGCAGACCCTGCTGGAGAACCTGTTCTTCAAGGAGAAGCGCTACGACCTGGCCCGCGTCGGCCGCTACAAGGTCAACAAGAAGCTGGGCCTGAACGCCGGCCAGCCGATCACGTCGTCGACCCTCACCGAGGAAGACGTCGTCGCCACCATCGAGTACCTGGTGCGTCTGCACGAGGGCCAGACCACGATGACCGTCCCCGGCGGCGTCGAGGTCCCGGTCGAGGTGGACGACATCGACCACTTCGGTAACCGTCGTCTGCGCACCGTGGGTGAGCTGATCCAGAACCAGATCCGGGTCGGCCTGTCCCGCATGGAGCGCGTCGTGCGTGAGCGCATGACCACCCAGGACGTCGAGGCGATCACGCCGCAGACCCTGATCAACATCCGTCCCGTCGTGGCGGCGATCAAGGAATTCTTCGGCACCAGCCAGCTGTCGCAGTTCATGGACCAGAACAACCCGCTGTCGGGTCTGACCCACAAGCGCCGCCTGTCGGCGCTGGGCCCCGGCGGTCTGTCCCGTGAGCGTGCCGGCCTTGAGGTCCGCGACGTGCACGCCAGCCACTACGGCCGCATGTGTCCGATCGAGACCCCTGAGGGTCCGAACATCGGTCTGATCGGTTCGCTGTCGGTGTACGCCCGGGTCAACCCGTTCGGCTTCATCGAGACGCCGTACCGCAAGGTCATCGACGGTGTGGTCAGCGACCAGATCGACTACCTGACCGCCGACGAGGAGGACCGCCACGTCGTGGCGCAGGCCAACTCGCCGATCGACAACGACGGTCGCTTCACCGAGGACCGCGTGATGGTGCGCCGTAAGGGCGGCGAGGTCGAGAACGTGGCCCCGTCCGACGTCGACTACATGGATGTCTCGCCGCGCCAGATGGTGTCGGTCGCGACCGCCATGATCCCGTTCCTCGAGCACGACGACGCCAACCGCGCCCTGATGGGTGCCAACATGCAGCGCCAGGCGGTTCCGCTGGTGCGCAGCGAGGCCCCGCTGGTCGGTACCGGCATGGAGTTGCGTGCCGCGATCGACGCGGGCGATGTCGTCGTCTCGGAGAAGGCGGGCGTCGTCGAGGAGGTCTCGGCCGACTACATCACCGTGATGGCCGACGACGGCTCCCGGCACACCTACCGGATGCGCAAGTTCGCCCGGTCCAACCACGGCACCTGCGCCAACCAGCGTCCGATCGTGGACGCCGGACAGCGTGTCGAGGCCGGCCAGGTCGTCGCCGACGGTCCGTGCACCGAGAACGGTGAGATGGCCCTTGGCAAGAACCTGCTCGTGGCGATCATGCCGTGGGAGGGCCACAACTACGAGGACGCGATCATCCTCTCGAACCGCCTGGTCGAAGAGGACGTGCTCACCTCGATTCACATCGAAGAGCACGAGATCGATGCCCGCGACACCAAGCTGGGCGCCGAGGAGATCACCCGGGACATCCCGAACGTCTCCGATGAGGTGCTGGCCGATCTCGACGAGCGCGGCATCGTCCGCATCGGCGCCGAGGTCCGCGACGGCGACATCCTGGTCGGCAAGGTCACCCCGAAGGGTGAGACCGAGCTGACCCCTGAGGAGCGCCTGCTGCGTGCCATCTTCGGTGAGAAGGCCCGCGAGGTTCGCGACACGTCGCTGAAGGTGCCCCACGGTGAGTCCGGCAAGGTCATCGGCATCCGCGTGTTCTCCCGCGAGGACGACGACGAGCTGCCTGCCGGCGTCAACGAGCTGGTCCGCGTCTACGTGGCCCAGAAGCGCAAGATCTCCGACGGCGACAAGCTCGCCGGACGCCACGGCAACAAGGGCGTCATCGGCAAGATCCTGCCCGTCGAGGACATGCCGTTCCTGCCCGATGGCACCCCGGTGGACATCATCCTGAACACCCACGGTGTGCCGCGTCGTATGAACATCGGCCAGATCCTGGAAACCCACCTCGGGTGGGTGGCCAAGGCCGGCTGGAATATCGACGTCGCCGCGGGAACCCCGGAATGGGCGTCCAAGCTGCCCGAGCAGCTGTACTCGGCTCCGGTCGACAGCATCGTGAGCACCCCGGTGTTCGACGGTGCCCGCGAAGAGGAGCTGGCCGGTCTGCTGGGCTCGACGCTGCCCAACCGTGACGGCGACGTCATGGTGGACAGCGACGGCAAGGCGACGCTGTTCGACGGCCGCAGTGGCGAACCGTTCCCGTACCCGGTGACGGTCGGCTACATGTACATGCTGAAGCTGCACCACCTGGTGGACGACAAGATCCACGCCCGCTCCACCGGCCCGTACTCGATGATCACCCAGCAGCCGCTGGGCGGTAAGGCGCAGTTCGGTGGCCAGCGATTCGGTGAGATGGAATGTTGGGCCATGCAGGCCTACGGCGCCGCCTACACCCTGCAGGAGCTGCTGACCATCAAGTCCGACGACACCGTCGGCCGGGTCAAGGTGTACGAGGCGATCGTCAAGGGCGAGAACATCCCCGAACCCGGTATCCCGGAGTCGTTCAAGGTGTTGCTCAAGGAGCTGCAGTCGCTGTGCCTCAATGTCGAGGTGCTCTCCAGCGACGGCGCTGCGATCGAGATGCGTGACGGTGACGACGAGGACCTGGAGCGCGCTGCCGCGAACCTGGGAATCAACCTGTCGCGCAACGAGTCCGCTTCAGTCGAAGACCTCGCCTGA
- a CDS encoding ABC transporter ATP-binding protein, whose translation MGVQIDVTGLSKSFGSSKIWEDVTMSIPAGEVSVLLGPSGTGKSVFLKSLIGLLRPERGSIVIDGTNILECSAKELYEIRTLFGVLFQDGALFGSMNIYDNTAFPLREHTKKSESEIRNIVMEKLDLVGMPNDGHKFPGEISGGMRKRAGLARALVLDPQIILCDEPDSGLDPVRTAYLSQLLIDINAQIDATVLIVTHNINIARTVPDNIGMLFRKQLVMFGPREVLLTSEEPVVKQFLNGRRIGPIGMSEEKDEATAAAEQAMLDAGQHDGGVEEIEGVPPQLTATPGMPERKGVGRRQARVREILHTLPPAAQAAILDDLEGTHRLPVHEFGDEPTTRHHRAVEDDAPTGAIEVPHQS comes from the coding sequence GGCTGAGCAAATCTTTCGGATCGTCAAAGATTTGGGAAGACGTCACGATGTCGATTCCCGCTGGCGAGGTCAGCGTGCTCCTGGGCCCGTCGGGTACCGGTAAGTCGGTGTTCCTGAAGTCCCTGATCGGTCTGCTGCGCCCCGAGCGCGGCTCCATCGTCATCGACGGCACGAACATCCTCGAGTGCTCGGCCAAGGAGCTCTACGAGATCCGCACCCTGTTCGGTGTGCTGTTCCAGGACGGCGCGCTGTTCGGCTCGATGAACATCTATGACAACACCGCCTTCCCGTTGCGCGAGCACACGAAGAAGAGCGAGAGCGAAATCCGCAACATCGTCATGGAGAAGCTCGACCTGGTCGGTATGCCGAATGACGGCCACAAGTTCCCCGGCGAGATCTCCGGCGGTATGCGCAAGCGTGCCGGCCTGGCCCGCGCCCTGGTGCTCGACCCGCAGATCATCCTGTGCGACGAGCCGGACTCCGGTCTGGACCCGGTCCGTACCGCCTACCTGAGCCAGCTGCTGATCGACATCAACGCGCAGATCGACGCCACGGTGCTGATCGTGACGCACAACATCAACATCGCCCGTACCGTGCCCGACAACATCGGCATGCTGTTCCGCAAGCAGCTGGTCATGTTCGGCCCCCGCGAGGTGCTGCTGACCAGCGAAGAGCCCGTCGTCAAGCAGTTCCTCAACGGTCGCCGCATCGGTCCGATCGGTATGTCCGAGGAGAAGGACGAGGCCACCGCGGCAGCCGAGCAGGCCATGCTGGACGCCGGTCAGCATGACGGCGGCGTGGAGGAGATCGAAGGCGTGCCGCCGCAGCTCACCGCGACACCCGGGATGCCCGAGCGCAAGGGTGTGGGCCGGCGTCAGGCCAGGGTCCGCGAGATCCTGCACACCCTGCCGCCTGCCGCGCAGGCCGCGATCCTGGACGACCTCGAAGGCACGCACAGGCTGCCGGTGCACGAGTTCGGCGACGAGCCCACCACGCGCCACCACCGCGCGGTCGAGGACGATGCGCCGACCGGCGCCATCGAGGTACCTCACCAGAGCTGA